In the genome of Deltaproteobacteria bacterium, the window TTTAGGTTCTAGATATTTATAGTCAATTATCTTCCAGTTTTCACCTTTGCGATACAATAAATCAATGACACCTTTTATATAGAGTGTAAAACCATTCTCTTTAATCGGCATAAAGAAAGGGAATTCCCTGTAAACCTCATCTGCCCCTGTAATTTCTTTGAAAATACTACTCCTTAAAAATCCTGTAATGCACGAGACTGCTGCATCAAGTTCATCATTTTGCAAAAACCATCCTTTGGCGAAATCCTTTACAAGATTTGTTATATATGACTCATCTTTTTTAGCCATATTATAATCCATCTTTTCCAAAACTATATGTATAAGACTTCCAATATCCCTTGCCATCTGTCTGACTGTTTCTTCACCTTCAACAATGCCTGTGATTTCAAATCTCTCTGTGGATACCATAAAGTCAGCAAGGATTGTTGCAGCAGCAGTAAATTCTCTTGGAAACAGAGGTATAAAATCAAATACATCCTTTATTACTTGAGCAGGCTCTTTCTTATATTTAATAGCATGGCATGGAATCTCTGTTTTTTCATCTATATACGAAAAGTTATCTCCCCTTGAAAGTTTAACCTGTGTTTTATTGTCAATAGTAATATCAGCGGTTGATTTATCTGATTTTATAAATTCATCCATTTCTCTCTTCATAATACCATCCAGCAATGCCCCCCAGTTTTCTTTGCCTCTGGATGGTAATTTTGATAAAATTAAATAATCCCTTGCCCTTGTGCATGCAACATAGAATATCCGAATGGACTCCTGAATATCCTTTGCTTTTATAATAGTTTTTGCCTCTTTAAAAACTGAAGTATCTTCTTCTTCGCCATCTTCACCTATATCTTTTGCAGCAATGCCTGTAGAAGGGTGAAACACTATATTGTCTTTGTTTGATGGAAATTTCCTACAGACATCAGGGATAAATACCACAGGAAATTCAAGCCCCTTTGCCTGATGGATTGTCATTATTCTTACAACATCCATCCCTTCTGTTGTGATTTGAGCCTCTGGTTCACGGGGAGGCTCATCAAACAGTGATTTCAGATAGCATATGAAATCTCTTATAGTGGCATTGCCTTCCCTTTCAAACCGTCTTGCCACCTCAATTAGTTTCTTTATATTCGCAGCCTTCTGTTCACCTTGAAATGTCGGTATGACTGCCCCTAGATAACCTGAATCAGTAAGGATTTCCTCTATCAATTCTGCAATGGTAAGATTGTCTTTTATATCCTTCCATCTTATAAGCCACTTCCTCGCAAGGGAAATCTTTTCTGTCTCATCCTTTGGATAATCTTCAAAATCCGTTTCATTGTAAAACCCTTCATAAAGTTCTCTTGCCCCATGATTTGTGCGGCATAGTCTAAAAAGTGTTTCATCCATAAGTCCAGCAAACGGGGACCTTAAAAAACCTGCCAGAGATATATGGCTATCCCCATGTTCTATATGCTGCAATATGTTATATACATCAATGACCTCCTGACAGTGATAAAATCCCCTGCCCTTAACAATGTAATATGGAATGGCATACTGCCTCAAAGACTCTTCATAGATATCAACATCATTTAATGTCCTTAAAAGGATTGCAATATCAGAATATTTAGTTTTCCTTTTCCCAATATTTTTTTCCCATACATCCAGTTTTCCAACTAATTGTTTTATCCTCTTTGCCAATGTATCTGCTTCAGTTCTTCTGTTTTCCTTTGCCTTTTTATCTTCTTCAAAAAGTATGACCTCAATCCTTGTATCATTAAAATCATCTGTCTCACTTCTTGTATGGTTCTGCACGGCATTTTCATTGAATATATCTTGAGGAGAGTTATGATGAATAAACAGGGCATTTA includes:
- a CDS encoding UvrD-helicase domain-containing protein; its protein translation is MSEHLKPFLKFEQNCVISAGAGSGKTKTLVGLYVSLIEQGIRAKEIVAITFTDKAASELKERIEKEIESRAGLQCIRAMQEISDAPISTFHTFCARILREHSIEAGIIPDCKVIDEYESLAILKNVIRKTVIGLADAGDEDAAVWIRSIGFQGGRGFTEMLLKIYQNIRGHGIEITDLESSSCTISNIRSFLNILKVVDNNYSKAKRDISSLDFQDLLIFTKRLLLKNKGVRSFYKKVFKKIMVDEFQDTNNLQASIVYLLAEMDEITGSVPSIGNLADSKLIVVGDMKQSIYGFRGADVIVFEDVVKGAGSSGVVYLTDNHRSCKNIVSFVNALFIHHNSPQDIFNENAVQNHTRSETDDFNDTRIEVILFEEDKKAKENRRTEADTLAKRIKQLVGKLDVWEKNIGKRKTKYSDIAILLRTLNDVDIYEESLRQYAIPYYIVKGRGFYHCQEVIDVYNILQHIEHGDSHISLAGFLRSPFAGLMDETLFRLCRTNHGARELYEGFYNETDFEDYPKDETEKISLARKWLIRWKDIKDNLTIAELIEEILTDSGYLGAVIPTFQGEQKAANIKKLIEVARRFEREGNATIRDFICYLKSLFDEPPREPEAQITTEGMDVVRIMTIHQAKGLEFPVVFIPDVCRKFPSNKDNIVFHPSTGIAAKDIGEDGEEEDTSVFKEAKTIIKAKDIQESIRIFYVACTRARDYLILSKLPSRGKENWGALLDGIMKREMDEFIKSDKSTADITIDNKTQVKLSRGDNFSYIDEKTEIPCHAIKYKKEPAQVIKDVFDFIPLFPREFTAAATILADFMVSTERFEITGIVEGEETVRQMARDIGSLIHIVLEKMDYNMAKKDESYITNLVKDFAKGWFLQNDELDAAVSCITGFLRSSIFKEITGADEVYREFPFFMPIKENGFTLYIKGVIDLLYRKGENWKIIDYKYLEPKEYENYKNQIKIYSLAIVDGFSLANIESSLLFMKDGICVSRQEGFDMGLFKKEMLEAGKRLCACCMNFKDR